The proteins below come from a single Panicum hallii strain FIL2 chromosome 7, PHallii_v3.1, whole genome shotgun sequence genomic window:
- the LOC112898775 gene encoding AP2-like ethylene-responsive transcription factor AIL5 — MDTSQHYPWLNFSLAHHCDLEEEERGAAAELAAIAGAAPPPKLEDFLGGGINGGGAGAGGPVSVAETAAAEMYDSDLKFIAAAGFLQSGAVGAAAPSPVSSLEQADPKLALPAAAAPVPEQRKAVDSFGQRTSIYRGVTRHRWTGRYEAHLWDNSCRREGQSRKGRQVYLGGYDKEEKAARAYDLAALKYWGPSTTTNFPVAEYEKELEEMKNMTRQEFVASLRRKSSGFSRGASIYRGVTRHHQHGRWQARIGRVAGNKDLYLGTFSTEEEAAEAYDIAAIKFRGLNAVTNFEISRYNVESIISSNLPIGSMSASSGRSAKALESTPSNSSDAMPVEASTAPLFAALPVKYDQQDYLSMLALQHHQQGNLQGLGFGLYSSGVNLDFANSHGTTSSMANCYTNGTASHEQHQHHQQLQDQQQNQTHQNSSSCSSLPFATPIAFSGSYESSMTPGPFGYSYPNVAAFQTPIYGME, encoded by the exons ATGGACACCTCGCAGCACTATCCATGGCTCAACTTCTCCCTCGCTCACCACT GTGATctcgaggaggaggagaggggcgcCGCGGCCGAGCTCGCCGCCATCGCGGGCGCAGCCCCGCCGCCGAAGCTGGAGGACTTCCTCGGCGGAGGCATCAAcggaggaggcgccggcgccggcggcccggTGTCGGTAGCCGAGACGGCCGCGGCGGAGATGTACGACTCGGACCTCAAGTTCATAGCCGCCGCCGGCTTCCTGCAGAGCGGCGCGGttggggcggcggcgccgtcgccggTGTCTTCCCTCGAACAGGCTGACCCGAAGCTGGCCTTGCCGGCCGCGGCGGCTCCGGTGCCGGAGCAGAGGAAGGCCGTGGACTCCTTCGGCCAGCGGACGTCCATCTACCGCGGCGTCACACG GCACCGGTGGACGGGCAGGTACGAGGCACATCTGTGGGACAACAGCTGCCGGCGTGAAGGGCAGAGCCGCAAGGGCCGCCAAG TGTATTTGG GTGGTTATGATAaggaggagaaggcggcgaGGGCATATGATCTTGCGGCACTGAAATACTGGGGTCCTAGCACCACCACCAACTTTCCG GTTGCTGAATATGAGAAGGAGCTTGAGGAGATGAAGAACATGACTCGGCAAGAGTTTGTAGCTTCATTAAGGAG GAAGAGCAGTGGATTCTCTAGGGGTGCTTCTATTTACAGGGGTGTCACCAG ACATCACCAGCATGGGCGATGGCAAGCAAGGATAGGAAGGGTGGCCGGGAACAAGGACCTCTACCTTGGAACATTCA GTACCGAGGAGGAAGCTGCAGAGGCCTATGACATTGCAGCCATCAAGTTCCGCGGCCTGAATGCCGTTACCAACTTTGAGATCAGTCGGTACAACGTGGAGAGCATAATCAGCAGCAATCTTCCGATCGGAAGCATGTCAGCCAGCAGTGGCCGGAGTGCCAAGGCCCTGGAGTCCACTCCATCCAACTCCTCGGATGCCATGCCCGTGGAAGCCAGCACCGCGCCGCTGTTTGCTGCGCTTCCGGTGAAGTATGACCAGCAGGACTACCTGTCGATGCTCGCCTTGCAGCACCACCAGCAAGGAAACCTGCAGGGGCTAGGGTTCGGCCTCTACAGCTCCGGAGTGAATCTGGATTTTGCAAACTCTCATGGCACTACTTCATCGATGGCCAACTGCTACACAAATGGCACCGCCTCACACGAGCAGCACCAGCACCATCAGCAGCTGCAAGATCAGCAGCAGAATCAGACGCACCAAAACTCCAGCAGCTGCTCCTCCCTACCATTCGCCACGCCGATTGCTTTCAGTGGGTCCTATGAAAGCTCCATGACGCCAGGTCCCTTTGGATACTCCTACCCAAATGTGGCAGCCTTTCAGACGCCGATCTATGGAATGGAATGA